Below is a window of Terriglobia bacterium DNA.
AAGAACAGGAAGACATGAAGCTTCAAGTTCTTAACCAGTTGATCAATAACCAGATCCTGCTGGAATTGGCGTCGGCCGCGAACCTGAATGCCACGGATGCCGAAGTCGATGTCAAATTCAACGAGTTGAAGAGCCAGGGCACCGAAGAGCAGTTCAAGGAAATGCTCAAAAATCAGAAGATGACCGTCGATGACGTTCGTAGTGAATTGCGGAAAAGCATCGCGATCGATAAGCTGGTCAATAAGGAGATCACGTCGAAAATCTCCGTAACTGACGCAGAAATAAAGGCTTTCTACGACAAAAACAAAGAAAGCTTTAACCTCCCGGAGAGCTACCACATTGCTCACATCCTGGTGACCCCGGTCGCCGATCCGGACCTTCACAACGCCAATAACGACGATGCCAAGTCGCCGGAAGAAGCCAAAGCCAAGGCTGCGCGGCTCCTCAAGGAAATTCAGGGCGGAAAAGATTTCGCCACAGTCGCCAGAGAGTCGTCCGAGGACCCGAGCTCCGGCCCGAACGGCGGCGACTTGAATTTCCAGCCCCTGCAGGCTATCGAAAACATCGATCCGAGGTTGGGCCCGGCTGTCCAGAAAATGAAGGTCGGTGAAACCTATCCCCAGGTCATCGAAACCCGTTTCGGTTTCCACATCCTGAAGCTTCTCGAAAAGGATGCCGGCGGCCAGAAGGATTTGGCCGATGCTCGCGTTCAGGCCAATGTACGTCAGCAGATCTTCAATCGCAAAGACCAGACCTTGAAGAATGCATTCTCCGAGGCTTCACGAAACAAGGCCACAGTCGTGAATTACCTCGCCCAACGCATTCTCGATAACGCCGGCAAGGCGCAGTAAGAAAATTAGCCACAAAAGGCACAAAAGGAAACAAAAAAGGGTCTGACCCCATCATGTTTCCTTTGTGCCTTTTGTGGCTAATTTTCCCTTTTTCTATTCGACGACGGCGAGCAGATCCCCGGCATTTACCGCCGCAGCTTCCTGAACGGCGACCCGCTTCACGATTCCGTCTTTCGGCGACTTGATCTCGTTCTGCATCTTCATCGCTTCCATCACGAGGACGCCCTGGTTCGCATGCACTTCATCGCCCGGTTGCAGCAGCATCTTCACAATCTTTCCCGGCATCGGAGCGCGTAACTCCACTTCGCCGTCATGGCTGTGATGTGTGGCCTTGCGCAGGGCGGCGCGGGCATCGACAATCTCGACGGCGTGATGCCGGCCGCCGACCGAAACCTCGTACCCTTCCCGTGCGGCCGTTACGGCCAGTTCGATCGAACGATTATTCCAACTGAACCAGTACACGCCTGGCTCCACATTCTTCGCTTCGAGAGTGTAGGTTCGTCCGGCAATCTGCGCTTGAATGTTTCGCGGATCGCTGAGATCGATCTCGACGTCCACAGGCTCGCCCGCAACGATGACACTGTATTTCATTGCTGCCTCAAGCCCCGCCTTCGGCCGTCGAGTTTCCACAAGCTCTCGGGCTGGCTTGCGGATTGCGACACCGGCGCAATCCGGGTGGAGTCGAAGATCAGGCCGGCAATCGCTGCGAGATCTTTCATCGCCTGCTCGTCGGCCGGCGGATCGCTGCGTTTCTCCCTCCATTTGCTGATAAACCCGATATCGAACTCGCCGTTAAGAAAATCCGGATCCTTGAGAATTTCGAGGAAGAACGACACGTTCGACTTGATTCCCTCGATATGGTATTCGCGCAACGCCCGCCGCATGCGATCAATCGCTTCGGTGCGCGTCGCTCCCCATGTGACGAGTTTCGAAATCATCGGGTCGTAATCGATCGGCACAGTCCAGCCTTCGTACACACCGCTGTCGTCGCGGACGCCAGGTCCGGAAGGAGTTCTCAACCTCACGATCTTGCCCGGGGCCGGATAGAAGTTATTCTCCGGGTCCTCCGCGTAGATCCTGCATTCGACGGCGGAACCGCGCAGCGTGACATCTTCCTGCCGGATAGGAAGCGTTTCACCGTTAGCGACCATGATCTGCAGCCGGACGAGATCGAGGCCCGTCACCATCTCCGTCACGGGATGCTCCACCTGCAGTCGGGTATTCATCTCCAGGAAGTAGAAGTTCCGTCGCCGGTCCACGAGGAATTCCACGGTGCCCGCATTGGTGTAGTTGGCGGCTTTGACCACCTTGAGCGCGGCTTCGCCCATTCGCTGCCGGAGGTCGGGGTCAATTATCGGCGAGGGGCACTCCTCGACCACTTTCTGGTGCCGCCGCTGGATCGTGCAGTCGCGTTCGCCCAGATAAACAGCGTTGCCATGCCGGTCGGCCAGGATCTGGATCTCGACGTGATGCGGCTGTTCGACAAATTTCTCGATATAGATGGTGTCGTCGCCGAATGCAGCAAGCGCTTCGGAGCGCGTTGTCCGCAGAGCGCTTCCAAGGTCGCTTTCGGCTTCCACCAGGCGCAGACCTTTTCCGCCGCCGCCTCCCGAAGCCTTCAACATGATCGGGTAGCCGACCGAGGACGCGATCTTTCGCGCTTCTTCATCGGATGCGATCGGATCGAGCGTGCCGGGAACGGATTCCACGCCGTATCTGGCGACGGCGCGGCGGGCTTCGATCTTCGAACCCATCAGCTCGATGGAATCTGAAGACGGGCCTATAAAGATAATCCCGGCGTCCTCGCAAGCTTTGGCGAAGGCCGCATTCTCGGCGAGAAAACCATAACCAGGGTGGATCGCTTCGGCTTTCGACTTCTTTGCAACGTCGATGATTTTTCCGATAACCAGATAGCTTTCGCGTGAAGGTGCCGGGCCGATGAAATAAGCCTCGTCCGCCATCCGAACGTGCAGCGCGCCGCGGTCCGCTTCGGAATAGACGGCGGCCGTGCCGATTCCCATGTCACCGCATGTGCGGATAATGCGGACGGCGATCTCGCCCCGGTTCGCAACCAGGATCTTCTTAATCATCATGAAATCGCGGGACGCCGCTCAAACCAGCGCGCGTTCTGCTCATAAGCGTGTGCCACACGTAATACCGTTTCCTCATCGCAGGTCTTGCCGATGATCTGCATCCCGATCGGAAGTCCATCCCTGGTGAATCCGCACGGTACGGAGATCGCCGGCACACCAGCCAGATTAAAGTATCGCGTGAAGCGGCCTAATGCGGCGATGGCTGTTTGATTCAGAGCGTCGATTCGCGGCGCCGGAATGGGGACGGTGGGCGTCACCATGACATCGCATTTCTCGAAGGCTTTCGCGCACTCGGACTGGATTTGTCTTCGCACCTCACAGGCTCGAACATAGTCCACCGATAACAGAGTTCGTCCGGATTCTAGCCGGGTTCGAACGTCGGCGCCATAGAGTTCGCCATGTTCCTCCAAGTGTCGTTCATGGTAGGCATACGCCTCCGGCGAAGCAATCTGCACCCAGGCACCGGAATGCGCCGGAACGGTGGCCAGACCCACATCGACGATTTTCGCACCGAGCCGTTCCATGGAGCCCAGCCCCTTGCGCACCGCCGTCGCCACATCCGGATCAAGTTGTTCGTAAAAATACGTGTGGGGAATTCCAATACGGATGTTCCGGATATCGCCGGTTAGGGAATCGATATATTTCGGAGACGGAATATTCTCTTCGGTGATCACTTGCAGCAGCAAAGCCGCATCCTCGACAGTCCTTGTCATTGGCCCGGCGTGATCCAGCGAACACGATAGAGGAATGATTCCTTTCACACTCACTTTGCCATATGTCGGCTTGAGCCCGACGATTCCACACAGTGCCGCCGGAATCCGGATCGATCCGCCGGTATCCGTTCCGAGCGATCCAAGACCCATACTCCATGCCACCGCAACTGCCGATCCGCCGCTTGATCCACCGGCGATGTGTGCGCGATGCCATGGATTCAAGGCCGTTCCGAAATGCGGATTGACGGTTGTTACACCATAGGCGAACTCGTGCAGATTCGTTTTGCCGATGATTGTGGCTCCTGCTCGCTTGAGCCTGGTAACGGCCGCTGCGTCTTCATCTGGAATCCGGTTCGCATAAAGACGGGCGCCGGCCGTGGTTCTCACGCCCTTCGTGTCGTAGAGGTCTTTCACGGAAATCGGAGCTCCATGCAGGGGCGCAATCCCTTCGTTCAGCGGTTCGTCCCGGAGCACGGTGATAAAGGCGCGCACGTCCGGATTGAGCCGATCGATTCGCTCGAGCACCTTCGCGCGCAGTTCGGATGCGGATATCTGCTTCTGCCGGATCAGGCGGATCGCTCCGGCAAGTGTCAGAATGTCGAGTCCATTATCAGGCATTCGCGGTTCGATGCAGTCCATAAGGTATGGAAACGATGAACAGGAGCAGCAGCAGGATCTCGGAATCGCCGAAATTGTATTCAAAAGCGCCTGCGACGAGGAACCCCGTCAATGCCGCCAGCGCGGATATCGAGGTCCACCGTGCATCGGGTGAACCGGTTCTGAAAATGGCGACCAAACCGGCGTAGAGTTCGAAGATGAACCAGAGAAATGCGGCGAGGCACAAGAGGCCGCGTTCGGCGCCGAGTTGAAGAATGTTGTTTTCGAGGTGACCGTAGTAGGAGGGAAGAGGGCCGCCGTAGTAATTTGCAAATTCCGCATGGATACGTTGCGGGCCGACCCCGAACAGCGGATGGGCTTGAATCATCCGGACACCCGCCACCGCCAGCGCCACGCGTCCCGTATCGGGCGCAAAGTTGGGCTGATTAAAACTCATCGAGATCCGGTGATAAATCAGACCGGACGCCGCTACGCCGATGATCGCCACCGGCAGCGCTACGCCGATCAGGACCCGTCGCGGAATCATCAGCGCGGCTATGGCAAACCCTGCAATGGCGCCGAGCCAGACGCTGCGCGTAAAACCCAGAACCAGCGCCGCGCCGATCAGTCCGAGCGGGATCATCCAGCGCCGGCCGAGGATCGCAATGGCCGGGATGGCCGCGCACCAGACCAGCAACTGCTCGTCGCTATACGTAATCCAGTGGCCCATGAAACCGGTGATACGCGCCAACACCATCGGGTCGTCCTTCAGGACCTGCGTCGCCTGGAAGTGCCGGTAAGCGATCGCAAACTGGTAGAGGCCGAACAGCGAACTCAACGCAGCGACAAGGAGGAGCACAGAAATTGAAAGACGCGCTCGCGCCGGAGTGATGACGAGATTTGCGGCCAGGAAGCCCATCGTAAACAGCCAGAATTTGTATATCGCTGCGCGTCCTGAAAGCGGTTCCGGTGACATGGCCAGGGCGAGGATCGTGGCTGCCATGAACGCACAGAGCGGTGCGAAGTAGCTCGGCCAAACGATTGGCCGCGGCCGTACGATGATCCAGACCAGACAGGTAGTCGCGAGAAGCGTTTCTGCAGCGGCGATCGAGATGAGAAGAGCTGTTGCGCTCGCGAGCGTCAGCGCAAACAGCCAACGCTCGCGGTTTTCCGCCATACGGCGGATTCTATTCGATAATGACATTCGTTTGAGGTAAAAATGGGACGGTCATAAAGGGTGTGAAGGCATTGGTTATTGGACGAGAGCAACATTCCCCTCCATTCCAGGGAGGAGCGGCCGCGCAGCGGTCGGCGTGGTTAGTAAAGTTGCGCAGCCGCTTTATAGATGCTGCGAAACCACCGCTTTTATGACACCCGTCCTTGAGATCAACGACCTGTCTTTCGGATACACGTCTTCCGATGTGGTGAGATCCATCACGACGAGCTTCTCTCCCGGAGAGTTCGCCGCACTGGTCGGGCCCAACGGCGCAGGCAAGTCGACGTTGCTCAAAATCATGGGCGGGCTGATCCGCACATATCGTGGCTCTGCGAAATTCTTCGGCGAGGAGATCTCCCGCGTCGCCCCGCGGGACCTGGCGCGGCGGCTCGCCTTCGTCCCGCAGGATACGCAGATGGTGTTTCCTTTCACCGTCGCCGAGATTGTGTTCATGGGCCGCCTGCCGCATCGTCCCAGAACATTGTTCGACAGCCCGGGCGACGCGAGGTCCGCAAGGGAAGCGATGGCGCTGACGGACACGGCGGAGTTCTCGCAGAAACGCTTCAACGAGCTCAGCGGCGGCGAACGCCAGCGCGTCGTCCTGGCCAGCGCGCTGGCGCAAAATCCGGAAGTGCTGCTGCTGGACGAGCCGACCGCGTTTCTCGACCTGAAGCACCAGCTCCAGTTTTACGAGATCCTTGAGCGGCTCAATGCGGAACGCGGTTTGACGATCATCAGCGTCACGCACGATGTTAACCTTGCAGCGCGCTACGCGCCGCGTATGATTGCTCTTCGTTCAGGCAAGTTCATGGCGGACGGAACTCCGGAGCAGGTTCTGACGCCGCAGCACCTTTATGACATCTTTGAAATCACCGCCGCTGTCCTCAAGCGGCCCGACGGCCGCGGCAACTACATTGTTCCGACGGCATGACGAAGGCCTGTCCTTCGGGCGATTTCTCGCCTTCGTCGGGCCCTGCGCGCTGGTGTGCCTGGCGGTGATCCTGGTTGCGCCGTGGATCGGCTCGACGGGCATCACCTGGCGGAACGTCCTGGCCGGCCCGGGAACCGATCGCGATATCTTCCTCATTGCCCGGCTGCCCCGCGTTCTGTTCAGCGCGCTGGCCGGCGGCGCCCTGGCCGTGGCGGGAGTCCTCTTTCAGGCGATTCTGCGAAACTCGCTTGCGGATCCCTTTACGCTCGGCATTTCGGCAGGAAGTTCGTTCGGAGCGGTGGTCGCGATATGGCTCGGCCTCGAGAAGGTGATCTGGGGTATCCCGCTGATCACTGTTGCCGCGTTCGCCGGCGCATTCATGACCATACTTCTCGTTTTCTTCATCGCCAGGACCGGGACGGCACTTCCCACCATGACACTCCTGCTGGCCGGCGTGACGCTGAATTTTATTTTCGCCAGCATGATCATGTTCATTCACTTCGCGGCGAACTTCAGCCAGGGATACCTGATGATTCAGTGGATGATGGGTTCGCTGGATCTCGCCGATCTTTCGACCGTGATTCACGCAGCTCCGTTCGTTCTTGCCTGCGTCGCCGGGCTGATGTGGATGGCGAACGACCTCAATCCTCTGGCCGGCGGCGAAGAGTGGGCCGCCTCAAGGGGGGTGAACCTGCGCCGCGTCAAGAATACTTCGTATTTTGTGGGCTCCGTCCTGACCGGCTCGGTAACCGCCTTCAGCGGTCCAATCGGATTCGTCGGCCTGATCGTGCCTCACGGCGTCCGCCTCGTGGCCGGTCCCGATCACCGGATTCTGATTCCCGCTTCTTTTTTTCTCGGTGCCGCTTTCCTGGTGCTGTGCGACACCCTCGCCCGGACCATCATCGCCCCGACCCAGATTCCCGTCGGTGTCATTACGTCGCTCCTCGGCGGCCCGTTCTTCATCCTCCTGCTGAAGCGCAAACGCGGGGAACTGTGGTGAATCCCGCCTCATTCCCCTATAATTGAATGCCGCGCGGTCATCCCGCGCGGCATTTCATCAACCCGTACGGAGAGGTGGCCGAGTGGCTGAAGGCGGCGGTTTGCTAAACCGTTGTACGGTCAAAAGCTGTACCGGGGGTTCGAATCCCCCCCTCTCCGCTTATTTCGTATCAGTCACTTGCAGCCCATACTGAATTTTGGCGGGCAATACCGGACAAGTCGAATATAATCTGGGGCATGCCGCTCAATCTGTACCGCCGCCATCGTCAGGAATGTGAAACAGGACACGCCGCTGAGTCTCGATCGGGTGAATTCGAAGAGCGCAAGAAGGGCTGGAAAAAATGCGCCTGCCAAATCTTTGCTTCCGGAACGCTCAAAGGAAAATTCAAACGCAGATATACGGGACGATCGGATTGGAATGAAGCGAAGGCGGTCGCATACGAATGGGAGAAGGCTGGCAGTTGGGAGCGCGATGTTCCCGTTCCCGTCATTGTTACGGAGACAACATCGGACTCAAAACGTACGACGATTGATCGCGCCGTAAAAACGTTTCTCGATGAACTGCGCGAAAGCGCCGCCTTCGCCACACACAAGAAATACCGCCTCTTGCTCGACAACAAATTCCGAGCGTTTTCCGAAAAGCGTGGCTACCTCATGGTCGATCAGTGGGAGCCGCTCGACGTGCGCGAATTTCGTTCTTCTTGGAACGTGAGTCCCGCTACGGCCGTTCGCAATATGGCCATGCTCAAACCGTTCTTCGAATGGTGTTTGAACAATGAATGGATCGGCCGTAATCCGGCCCGCCTGGTCAAGAATCCGAAAGGCCGCGATGTCACGCGCGAAGAACAGAAGTTGCCATTTACCGACGAAGAATTGAAGCGCATGTATGATGCCTGCCATCAATATGGCTTGAAAACGACCTATCGATGGAACGGGGATGACCTGTCGGATTTCATTTCACTCTCGATATACACGGGCCTGCGCATCTCGGATGTCGCCCTCTTCCATATCGACCGTATGCTCCCAACCGGCGAGATTCTCATCCGAACGACAAAGGCCGGCACGCACGTATATACCTGGGTGCCGGAGTGGTTGCAGGAGCGCATTCAGGCAAGAGCAAAGACGCACGGACCGCTCATCTTCGGTTCACACAAAACGAAGACTCTTGAAGTCATCACCGAAGGATGGCGAAGGAAATTAAAGAAGCTGTGGAAACTGTGCGGGACATGGAAAGAGACGCCGACACCGCACCGGTTTCGTCATACGTTTGCCCGGATTCTCTTACAGAAGCAGGGAGTCACCGTGAGGGATGTGGCGGAGCTCCTCGGCAATACGGAAGACGTTGTGCGGCGGGCATACTCCGCTTGGGTGCCGGAGAGACAAGAGCGGCTAACAAGAATCCTCAAAGACGCGTTTCAGGACAAGCCGAAGCCGAAAGTCGTTGGCATTGGCTCCCGCAGGTAATACGGCTGCCACTCGAAGGGATGAGCCACATGTCGATCAGCCGTTTAGCAGCTTTGTATGAATCCGCTGAGCCACCGATTCCGGTACGCTGTAGCACGTATGCGCTTTTTTCCTACCGAGCCTGATCTTGATCACGCCGGGCTCACCGCACACGAGTTTGCGGACGGTCTCCCGTCCGAGCTGCCATAGTTCGGCTAATTCACCGATTCGATAGTGACGCTCGAATGCCGCATTTTCTACAGACATACAAATTACTCATCCGAACTTCTGAAGTGCTGTTCTTTTGCCCATCTGCCGAGCTGCGTAGCTCGGCCGGAATAATCTCAACTAATAACCGCGCCGATGACGTTGCCGTCACCGCCTTTATCACGGTTCTCTTTGGAGAGCTCGTCCGTCATCTTCGTCATGAAAGTCGAAAATGCTTGGGCTCGCTGTTTTCTATCGTCGGCAAGTTCCGCTGGAGTCTTTGCCTTGATCGGGGCAACTCCATCGTCGATAACATCCACCTGCGAAGGGTCCAGCTCCAAAACAACCCGCCCGTTTGCTTCGGAATACCACTCGATGTACGGGTATGCAACGTACGGATAGAAAAGGTCGCCTGCGTCGATGTGCTCTTGATACGTATTAGCGAAATTCCGACGGCGCTTCTCGCGTTCGGTGTCCTGGATTCCGTTCTCGTCCCAAAACGTTTCATTCTGCGCCATCAAACGTTCGGCGATTTCCGGCGTCCATGGGCCGAGCGAACGGCCTGCGGTGATATCGCCAGCGGTACCACGCTGTTCAACACTGAACCCTTTCATGTACGTACTATCCAACCCGAACTCTTTCGAGCGATCAGACGGCGTCCAATTCAAGAGCCGAATGACCTTGCCGCGAATGTCCTCGTGCGTGTCGCCTGAAAGATCAAGAATGACTTTCAGCGGCTCCATGCCTTGACGGAAAAAGCGAATCCAACCGGTGACTTTCCCGGGATTACGGTTATCGAGTTCTCCATTGATGAGATTTCCATATGGTCTCCATGCCATATGTGTAGTGTTAGTTGATAAAGTCCGGACCATCACGGCCCGGCAGATAGGCAAACCCGTATATGTTTTGGCGCTGTGAGCGGCGAACATACTGTTAATTGAGAAGTCCTTCGACGATCTTTTTCGCTTCCTTAACGTCTTCCGACGCCAAGACAGCTACTATCGCCAGGTCGTACTTCTTAAGACCTTTTTCGCGTTCCTGCTTCGCCGAACGCTTGACCGCGTCGACAGCGTCGCACAAAGGCTTGGGCGCATCGTAATCGACAGAGGGCGTGCCGTCGTCATTGCAGCTAAACCCGATTTTGCCAAGCGCAGTTTTGGCTAGATCGAGTTCCTTTGACAAACGGCTGACGTTCTTCAGCAAATCAGATGCACCGTACTCTTCGGCTAACTTCGGAGCGATTTCACTTTCGACTCTCGAATTAAACGAGTAATCACTTTCGATTTCCTTTTCCGCACGAGTTTTCGCTTGAGTGAGCAGCTTGATAAAGGCGTCACGCTGCTTGTAATCGAACATTGAAATTGAATTTGTGTTTTGCATAGTGATTGTTTGGTTATTCCGTCGCCCACAGCATATAAATCCGGTCGTTTCCTTATTACTCCAGAAGAGGCCACGATGAAATTTCGTTAACTGATTCAAATTCCATACGTTATGAATCAAAACCTGTTTCATCGACAGAACATTTCGACGAAACAGGTTGCCTGAGATGAATTCCGTCACCCCCAGCGCCGGAAAAGATCGGCGCCGATAGCCCGCGTTCCCGGACGCGATCGAGCGTGCTGAAAAGCATCGCCGGAGTGGCCCCCGCGCCGGCCGCACGAATAAGTGACTTCATACGTGCGTCGGAATCAGCGACGATGAGCACGGCCCACAACGGAAGTCCCGGCAGTCCGCGCCGGTACACTTCGACCTTCGTCCTAACGAAGTACGCCAAGCTTTCCTGCCCTCGATCGAATTCCATGGCGAAGGTCTTTCCGGGAAGTCCAATGAGGCCATCCGGCAAAAGACGGTGTCGCCAGTTGATGGTGGGTAATTCCCAGCACGAAAAAAAGTACAGCAGGTCAGGAAAAAGTTCCGCCGCAACCCTCACGTCGTTGATTCCGAGATAATGCTCAATCTGTTTTGGGGGCCTGCGTTCGAGAGATATGTCCAGACCTTGCTTCTCAAGTACGCGCCTGCCTTCGCGTCCAACGGTCCAGAGGGACTCCGCCATTCGATTTTCTCGATATCGTACGAGATATTTCTTCTCCTCCAAAAGGCGAAGCCGACGACGGGCTGCCGAAAGAGACGCGCCAGCGAAATATCGCCGGTGCACTTGGCTCGTTTTGAGCCAGCGGGCAGACGAGAGAAGCGTGAGCATTCCGATGCAGCGATTCGTTAGTCTCATGGCGTCGGTAACAGACGCGTTGTACCGCATCCGAAACAGCGGACGATCCGCGGAACGGTGTGACAGATTGGACAGAAACGGAGGATGTGTCCGGAATATGTGTAGCCACATGAACACCGCCATAGACCGAGGAGTGAGATTTCCTCTTTGCAGTTTCCGCAGGTCAGGCGTGGGCTGTACGCGACGGTATAGAACCGGTAGCGCTTCCAAGCGCGACGCAGAACCTTGATGAAAAGAACCGGACTTGCCAGGATGAAAAGAACAACGTCAACCATTGGCAGCCCCTTTCGTCCCGCGCATCTTCTGGTACGTTCCGGCAAAATCGAGATCCGGGTCGCCTTCGTCGGTGGGCAGCGCTTTCCATTTCCGTTCCCGGTCGGCCAGCGCTCGGTCATACGTCTTTCGCGAAATCCGGCCGCCGATTGTCGGATCGCGCCTGAGCACAGCGACAGCCTCGTCAATCTCGCGGCCTGACGGAATGGAGATGTCGGGTGTGCGCATGGCAATGGCTTCTGCCGTTTCACTGCGCAGCCAGAGCCATCCGGTACGGTCCGGCAGATTGGCAATCTCGTCCAGCTGCAGCCCGCGTTCTTCGGCGGGAGAACAAAACATCTGTGCTGCAAAGGGATCGCACTTTGGCCGGCGTCGCCGGCCGGTAATGGGAAAGGCAGACTTCAAGAACGCAGAATCGCTAGGTTCCCCGCGCATGCTGAAGCTCCAGCGGACATTGGTATACAACGTGTTTAATGTTCGGGCGTCTGGCACGGCAGCCGCCATGTTCTGCGTCAAAAAACAGAAGAAGGTGCCGAAGCTGCGGCTCATGCGTAGGAGATCGGTCATGCTCTCGCACATGCTGTCGGTAACGAAAAAATTCTGGGCCTCATCGGCAAACCAAGTGAAGGTGTTGTCGGGCGACCGTCGCGCAAATACCGCTTGCCGGATATCCGTTAAGACAAGGGACTGCAACAGGCGCCGGACGTCCCTGCTGATCGCCGGGCTAAAACAATTGATCAGGACAATCCTGCCTTCATCCATATATCGACGCATATCAGGAGCGGTGTTGCCTGAGAGCGCCAGCCGGACACCCTGCGAGGCAAACAGCCCGCTCAACCGGCGTTGGAGAGCGGAAACCGTTATGCTCGGCACGTCCGGAAACTGACGAACGAAATATGCCTGGACCAGTTCATTTTTCGATTGAGTAACGAGGCGATCGAGCATTGCCGGA
It encodes the following:
- the accC gene encoding acetyl-CoA carboxylase biotin carboxylase subunit encodes the protein MIKKILVANRGEIAVRIIRTCGDMGIGTAAVYSEADRGALHVRMADEAYFIGPAPSRESYLVIGKIIDVAKKSKAEAIHPGYGFLAENAAFAKACEDAGIIFIGPSSDSIELMGSKIEARRAVARYGVESVPGTLDPIASDEEARKIASSVGYPIMLKASGGGGGKGLRLVEAESDLGSALRTTRSEALAAFGDDTIYIEKFVEQPHHVEIQILADRHGNAVYLGERDCTIQRRHQKVVEECPSPIIDPDLRQRMGEAALKVVKAANYTNAGTVEFLVDRRRNFYFLEMNTRLQVEHPVTEMVTGLDLVRLQIMVANGETLPIRQEDVTLRGSAVECRIYAEDPENNFYPAPGKIVRLRTPSGPGVRDDSGVYEGWTVPIDYDPMISKLVTWGATRTEAIDRMRRALREYHIEGIKSNVSFFLEILKDPDFLNGEFDIGFISKWREKRSDPPADEQAMKDLAAIAGLIFDSTRIAPVSQSASQPESLWKLDGRRRGLRQQ
- a CDS encoding iron ABC transporter permease; protein product: MTSLKSPPLSSSGPTAAATTLFRRHDEGLSFGRFLAFVGPCALVCLAVILVAPWIGSTGITWRNVLAGPGTDRDIFLIARLPRVLFSALAGGALAVAGVLFQAILRNSLADPFTLGISAGSSFGAVVAIWLGLEKVIWGIPLITVAAFAGAFMTILLVFFIARTGTALPTMTLLLAGVTLNFIFASMIMFIHFAANFSQGYLMIQWMMGSLDLADLSTVIHAAPFVLACVAGLMWMANDLNPLAGGEEWAASRGVNLRRVKNTSYFVGSVLTGSVTAFSGPIGFVGLIVPHGVRLVAGPDHRILIPASFFLGAAFLVLCDTLARTIIAPTQIPVGVITSLLGGPFFILLLKRKRGELW
- a CDS encoding biotin/lipoyl-containing protein, which produces MKYSVIVAGEPVDVEIDLSDPRNIQAQIAGRTYTLEAKNVEPGVYWFSWNNRSIELAVTAAREGYEVSVGGRHHAVEIVDARAALRKATHHSHDGEVELRAPMPGKIVKMLLQPGDEVHANQGVLVMEAMKMQNEIKSPKDGIVKRVAVQEAAAVNAGDLLAVVE
- a CDS encoding O-antigen ligase family protein, producing the protein MAENRERWLFALTLASATALLISIAAAETLLATTCLVWIIVRPRPIVWPSYFAPLCAFMAATILALAMSPEPLSGRAAIYKFWLFTMGFLAANLVITPARARLSISVLLLVAALSSLFGLYQFAIAYRHFQATQVLKDDPMVLARITGFMGHWITYSDEQLLVWCAAIPAIAILGRRWMIPLGLIGAALVLGFTRSVWLGAIAGFAIAALMIPRRVLIGVALPVAIIGVAASGLIYHRISMSFNQPNFAPDTGRVALAVAGVRMIQAHPLFGVGPQRIHAEFANYYGGPLPSYYGHLENNILQLGAERGLLCLAAFLWFIFELYAGLVAIFRTGSPDARWTSISALAALTGFLVAGAFEYNFGDSEILLLLLFIVSIPYGLHRTANA
- a CDS encoding ABC transporter ATP-binding protein gives rise to the protein MTPVLEINDLSFGYTSSDVVRSITTSFSPGEFAALVGPNGAGKSTLLKIMGGLIRTYRGSAKFFGEEISRVAPRDLARRLAFVPQDTQMVFPFTVAEIVFMGRLPHRPRTLFDSPGDARSAREAMALTDTAEFSQKRFNELSGGERQRVVLASALAQNPEVLLLDEPTAFLDLKHQLQFYEILERLNAERGLTIISVTHDVNLAARYAPRMIALRSGKFMADGTPEQVLTPQHLYDIFEITAAVLKRPDGRGNYIVPTA
- a CDS encoding peptidylprolyl isomerase, with the protein product MKPLILSALLAGLLVTASCGSDSSASANVVARVNGKDISTAELEKQVQVQLNGAEKPGSAEEQEDMKLQVLNQLINNQILLELASAANLNATDAEVDVKFNELKSQGTEEQFKEMLKNQKMTVDDVRSELRKSIAIDKLVNKEITSKISVTDAEIKAFYDKNKESFNLPESYHIAHILVTPVADPDLHNANNDDAKSPEEAKAKAARLLKEIQGGKDFATVARESSEDPSSGPNGGDLNFQPLQAIENIDPRLGPAVQKMKVGETYPQVIETRFGFHILKLLEKDAGGQKDLADARVQANVRQQIFNRKDQTLKNAFSEASRNKATVVNYLAQRILDNAGKAQ
- a CDS encoding tyrosine-type recombinase/integrase encodes the protein MPLNLYRRHRQECETGHAAESRSGEFEERKKGWKKCACQIFASGTLKGKFKRRYTGRSDWNEAKAVAYEWEKAGSWERDVPVPVIVTETTSDSKRTTIDRAVKTFLDELRESAAFATHKKYRLLLDNKFRAFSEKRGYLMVDQWEPLDVREFRSSWNVSPATAVRNMAMLKPFFEWCLNNEWIGRNPARLVKNPKGRDVTREEQKLPFTDEELKRMYDACHQYGLKTTYRWNGDDLSDFISLSIYTGLRISDVALFHIDRMLPTGEILIRTTKAGTHVYTWVPEWLQERIQARAKTHGPLIFGSHKTKTLEVITEGWRRKLKKLWKLCGTWKETPTPHRFRHTFARILLQKQGVTVRDVAELLGNTEDVVRRAYSAWVPERQERLTRILKDAFQDKPKPKVVGIGSRR
- a CDS encoding amidase; its protein translation is MPDNGLDILTLAGAIRLIRQKQISASELRAKVLERIDRLNPDVRAFITVLRDEPLNEGIAPLHGAPISVKDLYDTKGVRTTAGARLYANRIPDEDAAAVTRLKRAGATIIGKTNLHEFAYGVTTVNPHFGTALNPWHRAHIAGGSSGGSAVAVAWSMGLGSLGTDTGGSIRIPAALCGIVGLKPTYGKVSVKGIIPLSCSLDHAGPMTRTVEDAALLLQVITEENIPSPKYIDSLTGDIRNIRIGIPHTYFYEQLDPDVATAVRKGLGSMERLGAKIVDVGLATVPAHSGAWVQIASPEAYAYHERHLEEHGELYGADVRTRLESGRTLLSVDYVRACEVRRQIQSECAKAFEKCDVMVTPTVPIPAPRIDALNQTAIAALGRFTRYFNLAGVPAISVPCGFTRDGLPIGMQIIGKTCDEETVLRVAHAYEQNARWFERRPAIS